One genomic window of Cannabis sativa cultivar Pink pepper isolate KNU-18-1 chromosome 2, ASM2916894v1, whole genome shotgun sequence includes the following:
- the LOC115719025 gene encoding uncharacterized protein LOC115719025 codes for MPIDSDLSLLEIAAEDDSLLQQHTSLHSHTTASPFFTCSPLQLPISTEEDTARSSFSRDKENKEEGLKLSLEPQQMKRKKKGGAFNLRKSLAWDRAFFTEQGVLDPVELSIISGNVSKFSGETLSTIREEDTSCAGAASSNLRAIEENLFTELPPTTSGKYRKNGGSSFLPKNNSPVRKNGPPLAAKRKVLSAHDVNTSASKRSDCPRPVASSSLKRPANFITTKTSAKDSKVSRLPAPKTNPCASIKTSKSSTLGASDSKRNQTTLRAVNIQKPSALKGSSSNTKSKSALNNSKVGPAGKSITTKTSLGQAKRNVASSVKGSTSLQYPLKTEVNNDLDVTFRTSLLPADLGSNSRIGGSRTAIPLPKNTYCTGLNTQPTQLPTAPKPSGLRMPSPSIGFFGQSKLPPMQSPLKMTSPPCNLLESNISNLRKFGASPNPVSELRPPLAPRSLLGTVRDGSLARNGKASCSSSGSPVLAAANPALYGVVETNSQATNRQMENIEQCNDTSYKCIKTLKELHGFVGVDELCPGKAGSPNTAIKFSIEDAELQMNDTNLLLKESSEMNKYEIDTKVVDSSQKSSELEIPQLKTHSSSAIEVTGPSLKSDISDHQLVEERPFDSSLKDHGVVLQVNPVCKADEPFGEQSETMHSLTGESGPFSNNNQMLQDSAADISSQVGDDDVAEAENSHNFPHSRSIELEKEDHDVCPKLNPPKGDIDEPYGKQTEMMNSLKCMASPVVSDSQMLQDNAADITSEVQGSNTVGIENYPANETFEEQTETMHSGPFFSDNQMLQDDAADISSHVEDYDVAETEKSHVFPHFRYIELEKEDHDVFPELKSQKGDIVEPYGKQTEMMNSLNYIALPIVSDSQMLQDNAADITSKVQGYNTAGIENSPAFSHIGFEEQEKELDKPFAEEAGPYPISSDSQMPWDNAADNSSKVQDYNTAELENSPPLRLTDYGTEDSTAIGEPRKQSNVEDGVMQSGNRTDRNNNSSISISANNDHKVVIENVIEIPEFVEFPKSPLTGEDTLQVDGSLSGEESIFPEELEQENVLQSDETEVTDASQTELRSPRTSSMPDSMLDCESNADASVQCHILEDSPSVLVEDIIKPVVANCNLNSHTQHEVGFRDQSTYVDLGNMDEGDLSAVVDEDVIVTCQKVGPLADSELENPCVTCEPSFAVQVESEYSSKNKVQHVDVEIKNDFSAESSHCNFDSQPVDELCPCDENSSMVQMYRLEGENDDNDQGDQAKQITPYLFETKVICNDEKESTEVPTSSFDDSHSVDEPHTLENESNTRVTLHDGSFSLSSLKDADQTFKESEGGNHVIEEQDGNRELQNPVNQIEEVSSTSVPQDEGVTEEHKESGINKKQDVLVIKPPPNATPFSDEWLAAFEAAGEEILTMKSGAVQNSPEEKPQREPGPWSPVKRKQNQEIGPYDCTKYTNTNS; via the exons atGCCAATCGACTCAGATCTCTCGCTTCTCGAAATCGCAGCCGAAGACGATTCCCTTCTCCAACAACACACCTCCCTTCACTCTCATACCACCGCCTCTCCCTTTTTCACCTGTTCTCCTCTCCAACTCCCCATTTCCACTg AAGAAGATACGGCTCGTTCTTCATTCTCTAGGGATAAAGAGAACAAAGAAGAAGGATTGAAACTTAGTCTTGAACCGCAACAAatgaaaaggaagaagaagggaGGTGCTTTCAATTTACGCAAGAGCTTAGCTTGGGACCGTGCTTTTTTTACTGAACAAG GTGTTCTTGATCCTGTGGAGTTATCTATTATTAGTGGAAATGTTAGCAAATTTAGTGGGGAAACTTTGTCAACAATCAGGGAAGAAGACACTAGCTGTGCTGGTGCTGCTTCATCGAATCTTAGGGCAATTGAAGAAAATTTATTCACGGAATTGCCTCCCACTACTTCAGGAAAATATAGGAAAAATGGTGGCAGTAGCTTTTTACCGAAGAATAATTCACCTGTTAGGAAAAATGGTCCTCCTTTGGCG GCTAAACGGAAGGTGCTTTCAGCCCATGATGTCAATACAAGTGCCTCAAAGCGAAGTGATTGTCCACGACCTGTGGCTTCATCTTC TCTGAAGAGGCCTGCAAATTTTATTACAACGAAAACATCAGCAAAGGATTCAAAAGTTTCTAGATTACCAGCTCCAAAGACAAATCCTTGTGCGTCCATTAAGACATCAAAGAGTTCTACACTTGGTGCAAGCGATTCGAAACGGAATCAGACAACTTTGCGGG CAGTAAATATTCAGAAACCTTCTGCACTTAAGGGCTCCTCAAGCAATACAAAGAGCAAGAGTGCATTAAACAATTCAAAAGTTGGTCCTGCAGGAAAATCAATAACTACTAAGACCTCTCTTGGACAAGCTAAAAGAAATGTG GCTAGCTCAGTAAAAGGCTCTACCAGTTTACAATATCCTTTGAAAACTGAAGTGAACAATGACTTAGATGTGACCTTCCGCACTTCACTTCTTCCTGCTGATCTTGGATCAAATAGTCGTATTGGAGGATCCAGAACTGCAATCCCTCTCCCAAAAAATACTTACTGTACTGGTCTTAACACGCAACCTACTCAACTCCCAACTGCACCAAAACCATCAGGTTTGCGGATGCCATCTCCATCTATTGGATTCTTTGGTCAG TCAAAACTTCCCCCTATGCAGAGTCCACTAAAGATGACTTCTCCACCATGCAATCTTCTCGAGTCTAACATATCTAATTTGAGGAAATTTGGTGCTTCACCAAATCCAGTTTCTGAACTAAGGCCTCCACTTGCTCCTAGAAGTTTACTTGGAACAGTTAGGGACGGTTCACTTGCGAGAAATGGTAAAGCCTCATGCTCAAGCTCTGGATCCCCAGTTTTAGCTGCTGCTAATCCTGCTTTATATGGAGTTGTGGAAACAAACTCACAAGCTACTAATAGGCAGATGGAAAACATAGAGCAATGCAATGATACTAGTTATAAGTGTATTAAAACTCTGAAAGAGTTACATGGTTTTGTTGGTGTGGACGAACTGTGTCCTGGAAAAGCAGGATCACCTAACACTGCAATAAAATTTTCCATAGAAGATGCAGAATTGCAGATGAATGATACCAATCTCTTACTGAAAGAATCCTCTGAGATGAATAAGTATGAAATTGACACGAAGGTAGTAGACAGTAGCCAAAAAAGTAGTGAACTGGAAATTCCACAGCTCAAAACCCATTCTAGCTCTGCAATTGAAGTTACTGGTCCCTCTCTTAAAAGTGATATTTCTGACCACCAACTTGTAGAAGAGAGACCCTTTGATTCATCACTTAAAGATCATGGTGTCGTTTTGCAAGTCAACCCTGTGTGCAAAGCTGATGAACCATTTGGGGAACAAAGTGAAACGATGCATTCTCTTACTGGTGAAAGTGGCCCATTTTCCAACAACAACCAGATGCTACAGGATAGTGCAGCGGATATTAGTTCACAGGTTGGGGATGATGATGTGGCTGAAGCTGAAAATTCTCACAATTTTCCGCATTCTAGATCTATTGAGTTAGAAAAAGAGGATCATGATGTCTGCCCAAAGTTGAACCCCCCAAAGGGTGATATCGACGAACCATATGGAAAACAAACTGAAATGATGAATTCCTTAAAGTGTATGGCTTCTCCAGTTGTTAGTGATAGCCAGATGCTGCAGGACAATGCTGCAGATATCACTTCAGAGGTCCAAGGCTCTAATACAGTTGGAATTGAAAATTATCCTGCTAATGAAACATTTGAGGAACAAACTGAAACAATGCATAGTGGCCCATTTTTCAGCGACAACCAGATGCTACAAGATGATGCAGCAGACATTAGTTCACATGTTGAGGACTATGATGTGGCTGAAACGGAAAAGTCTCATGTTTTTCCACATTTTAGGTATATTGAGCTAGAAAAAGAGGATCATGATGTCTTCCCAGAGCTTAAATCCCAAAAGGGCGATATTGTCGAACCATATGGAAAGCAAACTGAAATGAtgaattccttaaactatatagCTCTTCCCATTGTTAGTGATAGTCAGATGCTGCAGGATAATGCTGCAGATATCACTTCAAAGGTTCAAGGCTATAATACAGCTGGAATTGAAAATTCTCCTGCTTTTTCTCACATTGGATTTGAAGAGCAGGAAAAAGAGCTTGATAAACCATTTGCGGAAGAAGCTGGACCTTATCCAATTTCTAGTGATAGTCAGATGCCATGGGACAATGCTGCAGATAACAGTTCAAAGGTCCAAGATTATAATACGGCTGAACTTGAAAATTCTCCTCCTCTTAGGCTCACAGATTATGGAACTGAGGATTCTACTGCCATTGGTGAACCGAGGAAGCAATCAAATGTCGAAGATGGAGTTATGCAATCAGGCAACAGAACAGATAGAAACAACAACAGCAGTATAAGCATTTCTGCAAATAATGATCACAAGGTGGTTATTGAGAATGTAATCGAAATACCAGAATTTGTAGAGTTTCCAAAGTCTCCCCTTACCGGAGAAGACACTTTGCAGGTAGATGGTTCCTTATCAGGTGAAGAAAGCATTTTTCCTGAAGAGTTAGAGCAGGAAAATGTTCTTCAGTCTGATGAAACAGAAGTTACTGATGCATCTCAAACTGAGTTGAGAAGTCCTAGAACTTCTTCGATGCCAGACTCTATGCTAGACTGTGAATCTAATGCAGATGCATCTGTGCAGTGCCACATTTTAGAGGATAGTCCATCAGTCTTAGTGGAAGACATCATCAAACCAGTGGTTGCTAACTGTAATCTTAATTCCCATACTCAGCATGAAGTTGGGTTCCGTGATCAATCTACTTATGTAGATTTGGGTAATATGGATGAAGGTGATCTATCAGCAGTGGTTGATGAGGATGTTATTGTCACTTGTCAAAAAGTTGGACCCCTTGCTGACAGTGAATTAGAAAATCCCTGTGTTACATGTGAACCAAGTTTTGCAGTGCAAGTCGAAAGTGAATATTCTTCCAAAAATAAAGTTCAGCATGTTGATGTAGAAATTAAAAACGATTTCTCTGCTGAAAGTTCTCACTGTAATTTTGACTCACAACCTGTAGATGAGCTCTGTCCTTGTGATGAAAATTCTTCCATGGTTCAAATGTATAGGCTGGAAGGTGAAAATGATGACAATGATCAGGGTGATCAAGCTAAGCAGATCACACCTTACCTCTTTGAAACCAAAGTAATATGCAACGATGAAAAAGAGAGTACAGAGGTTCCTACCTCGTCATTTGACGATAGTCACTCTGTGGATGAGCCTCACACATTGGAGAATGAGTCCAACACCAGAGTCACACTTCATGATGGAAGTTTCAGCTTATCTTCGCTTAAAGATGCAGATCAAACGTTTAAGGAATCTGAGGGAGGTAATCACGTAATCGAGGA
- the LOC115719026 gene encoding uncharacterized protein LOC115719026 isoform X2, which produces MQSPLKMTSPPCNPPESNISNLRKSGSSANPVSELRPPLASRSSLEKVRDCSLERNVKPSFSSSESPVLVSSNPTLHGVVESNSQVTNRQMENIVQCNDASYKVTNPTLHGVESNSQELDGFVGVDELCPGQAGPPTTAIKISIEDAELQTNEGNLLLKETSQMGKCEIDAKVIDSSQESSELEISQLKTRSSSAIEVTGPSLKSDISDHQLVEERPFDLSLKDHKVILQANPVCKANETFGEQTETMHSGPFFSDDQMLQDNAADNSSHVEDYDVAVTENSHAYPHFGSIELEKEDHDVSPELKSQKGDINEPYGKQTEMMNSLNYIATPIVSDSQMLLDNAADITSKVQGYNAAGIENFPAFSHIGFEEQEKELVKPVAEEAEPYPISSEMSWDNPANISSKVQDYNRAELEHGNEDFTAIGELRKQLKVEEGDMQSSNRTDRYNNISVSISANNDHKMVFDNVIEKQDGQIHLTREDTLQCHLLEDRSSLLVEDIIPMVANCDLNSHAQHEVGFHDQSTSVEFGNMEEGDRAGAVDAEDVNASCQKVGTFANSEVENTYVTCEPSFAVQVKSEHSSKNKIEHVDLEVKNNLSVESSHCSFDSQPGDELCPCDDNSSSMVQMYMLEGENDDNAKGDQVEQITPYQCETKEICNDEEESTKAPTLSFDNSHSLEEPQILENESNTRVPLHTDMAQTFKESEGGNLVIEEQDDNCELQNPVNQIEEVSSASVPQDEDATEEHCSKESGINTKQDVLVIKPPFEAAGEEILTMKSDAVQNSPDEMGGHDS; this is translated from the exons ATGCAGAGTCCACTAAAGATGACTTCTCCACCATGCAATCCCCCTGAGTCTAACATTTCTAATTTGAGGAAATCTGGTTCTTCAGCAAATCCAGTTTCTGAACTAAGGCCTCCACTTGCTTCTAGAAGTTCACTTGAAAAAGTTAGGGACTGTTCACTTGAAAGAAATGTTAAGCCCTCATTCTCAAGCTCTGAATCCCCGGTTTTAGTTTCCTCTAATCCCACTTTACATGGAGTAGTGGAATCAAACTCACAAGTTACTAATAGGCAGATGGAAAACATAGTGCAATGCAATGATGCTAGTTATAAAGTTACTAATCCCACTTTACATGGAGTAGAATCAAACTCACAAGAGCTAGATGGTTTTGTTGGTGTGGATGAACTGTGTCCTGGACAAGCAGGACCACCTACCACTGCAATAAAAATTTCCATAGAAGATGCAGAATTGCAGACGAATGAAGGCAATCTCTTACTGAAAGAAACCTCTCAGATGGGTAAGTGTGAAATTGATGCAAAGGTAATTGACAGTAGCCAAGAAAGTAGTGAACTGGAAATTTCTCAGCTCAAAACCCGTTCTAGCTCTGCAATTGAAGTTACTGGTCCCTCTCTTAAAAGTGATATTTCTGACCACCAGCTTGTAGAAGAGAGACCCTTTGATTTATCACTTAAAGATCATAAAGTCATTTTGCAAGCCAATCCTGTGTGCAAAGCTAATGAAACATTTGGGGAACAAACTGAAACTATGCATAGTGGCCCATTTTTCAGCGACGACCAGATGCTACAAGATAATGCAGCAGATAATAGTTCACATGTTGAGGACTATGATGTGGCTGTAACAGAAAATTCTCATGCTTATCCTCATTTTGGGTCTATTGAGCTAGAAAAAGAGGATCATGATGTCTCTCCAGAGCTTAAATCCCAAAAGGGCGATATCAACGAACCATATGGAAAGCAAACTGAAATGAtgaattccttaaactatatagCTACTCCCATTGTTAGTGATAGTCAGATGCTGCTGGATAATGCTGCAGATATCACTTCAAAGGTTCAAGGCTATAATGCAGCTGGAATTGAAAATTTTCCTGCTTTTTCTCACATTGGATTTGAAGAGCAGGAAAAAGAGCTCGTTAAACCAGTTGCAGAAGAAGCTGAACCTTATCCAATTTCTAGTGAGATGTCATGGGACAACCCtgcaaatatcagttcaaaggTCCAAGATTATAATAGGGCTGAACTTGAGCATGGAAATGAGGACTTTACTGCCATTGGTGAACTGAGAAAGCAATTAAAAGTGGAAGAGGGAGATATGCAATCAAGCAACAGAACAGATAGATACAACAATATCAGTGTAAGCATTTCTGCAAATAATGATCACAAGATGGTTTTTGACAATGTAATTGAAAAACAAGACGGTCAAATTCATCTTACCAGAGAAGACACTTTGCAG TGCCACCTTTTGGAGGATAGATCATCATTATTAGTGGAAGACATCATACCAATGGTTGCTAACTGTGATCTGAATTCCCACGCACAACATGAGGTTGGGTTCCACGATCAATCTACTTCTGTAGAATTTGGTAATATGGAGGAAGGTGATCGAGCAGGAGCAGTGGATGCTGAAGATGTTAATGCCTCTTGTCAAAAAGTTGGAACCTTTGCTAACAGTGAAGTAGAGAACACCTATGTTACATGTGAACCAAGTTTTGCAGTGCAAGTCAAAAGTGAACATTCGTCAAAAAATAAAATCGAGCATGTTGATTTAGAAGTTAAAAACAATTTATCTGTTGAAAGTTCTCACTGTAGTTTTGATTCACAGCCTGGAGATGAGCTTTGTCCTTGTGATGATAATTCTTCTTCCATGGTTCAAATGTATATGCTGGAAGGTGAAAATGATGACAATGCTAAGGGTGACCAAGTTGAGCAGATCACACCTTACCAATGTGAAACCAAAGAAATATGTAATGATGAAGAAGAGAGTACAAAGGCTCCTACTTTGTCATTTGACAATAGCCACTCTCTGGAAGAGCCTCAAATATTGGAGAATGAGTCCAACACCAGAGTCCCACTTCATACAGACATGGCTCAAACGTTTAAGGAATCTGAGGGAGGTAACCTCGTAATCGAGGAACAAGATGATAACTGCGAGCTTCAAAATCCAGTTAATCAAATTGAAGAAGTTTCCTCAGCTAGTGTTCCTCAAGATGAGGATGCCACAGAAGAACA TTGCAGCAAAGAATCTGGCATTAATACAAAACAGGATGTTCTTGTTATAAAACCTCCATTTGAAGCTGCCGGAGAG GAAATTTTAACCATGAAAAGTGATGCTGTACAAAATTCACCAGACGAAATGGGTGGTCATGACTCCTGA
- the LOC115719026 gene encoding uncharacterized protein LOC115719026 isoform X1 codes for MQSPLKMTSPPCNPPESNISNLRKSGSSANPVSELRPPLASRSSLEKVRDCSLERNVKPSFSSSESPVLVSSNPTLHGVVESNSQVTNRQMENIVQCNDASYKVTNPTLHGVESNSQELDGFVGVDELCPGQAGPPTTAIKISIEDAELQTNEGNLLLKETSQMGKCEIDAKVIDSSQESSELEISQLKTRSSSAIEVTGPSLKSDISDHQLVEERPFDLSLKDHKVILQANPVCKANETFGEQTETMHSGPFFSDDQMLQDNAADNSSHVEDYDVAVTENSHAYPHFGSIELEKEDHDVSPELKSQKGDINEPYGKQTEMMNSLNYIATPIVSDSQMLLDNAADITSKVQGYNAAGIENFPAFSHIGFEEQEKELVKPVAEEAEPYPISSEMSWDNPANISSKVQDYNRAELEHGNEDFTAIGELRKQLKVEEGDMQSSNRTDRYNNISVSISANNDHKMVFDNVIEKQDGQIHLTREDTLQVDGSLLGEKTIFTEELKLENVFQSDETEVTDVCQTELRSPRTSSMPNSMLDCESNAAASVQCHLLEDRSSLLVEDIIPMVANCDLNSHAQHEVGFHDQSTSVEFGNMEEGDRAGAVDAEDVNASCQKVGTFANSEVENTYVTCEPSFAVQVKSEHSSKNKIEHVDLEVKNNLSVESSHCSFDSQPGDELCPCDDNSSSMVQMYMLEGENDDNAKGDQVEQITPYQCETKEICNDEEESTKAPTLSFDNSHSLEEPQILENESNTRVPLHTDMAQTFKESEGGNLVIEEQDDNCELQNPVNQIEEVSSASVPQDEDATEEHCSKESGINTKQDVLVIKPPFEAAGEEILTMKSDAVQNSPDEMGGHDS; via the exons ATGCAGAGTCCACTAAAGATGACTTCTCCACCATGCAATCCCCCTGAGTCTAACATTTCTAATTTGAGGAAATCTGGTTCTTCAGCAAATCCAGTTTCTGAACTAAGGCCTCCACTTGCTTCTAGAAGTTCACTTGAAAAAGTTAGGGACTGTTCACTTGAAAGAAATGTTAAGCCCTCATTCTCAAGCTCTGAATCCCCGGTTTTAGTTTCCTCTAATCCCACTTTACATGGAGTAGTGGAATCAAACTCACAAGTTACTAATAGGCAGATGGAAAACATAGTGCAATGCAATGATGCTAGTTATAAAGTTACTAATCCCACTTTACATGGAGTAGAATCAAACTCACAAGAGCTAGATGGTTTTGTTGGTGTGGATGAACTGTGTCCTGGACAAGCAGGACCACCTACCACTGCAATAAAAATTTCCATAGAAGATGCAGAATTGCAGACGAATGAAGGCAATCTCTTACTGAAAGAAACCTCTCAGATGGGTAAGTGTGAAATTGATGCAAAGGTAATTGACAGTAGCCAAGAAAGTAGTGAACTGGAAATTTCTCAGCTCAAAACCCGTTCTAGCTCTGCAATTGAAGTTACTGGTCCCTCTCTTAAAAGTGATATTTCTGACCACCAGCTTGTAGAAGAGAGACCCTTTGATTTATCACTTAAAGATCATAAAGTCATTTTGCAAGCCAATCCTGTGTGCAAAGCTAATGAAACATTTGGGGAACAAACTGAAACTATGCATAGTGGCCCATTTTTCAGCGACGACCAGATGCTACAAGATAATGCAGCAGATAATAGTTCACATGTTGAGGACTATGATGTGGCTGTAACAGAAAATTCTCATGCTTATCCTCATTTTGGGTCTATTGAGCTAGAAAAAGAGGATCATGATGTCTCTCCAGAGCTTAAATCCCAAAAGGGCGATATCAACGAACCATATGGAAAGCAAACTGAAATGAtgaattccttaaactatatagCTACTCCCATTGTTAGTGATAGTCAGATGCTGCTGGATAATGCTGCAGATATCACTTCAAAGGTTCAAGGCTATAATGCAGCTGGAATTGAAAATTTTCCTGCTTTTTCTCACATTGGATTTGAAGAGCAGGAAAAAGAGCTCGTTAAACCAGTTGCAGAAGAAGCTGAACCTTATCCAATTTCTAGTGAGATGTCATGGGACAACCCtgcaaatatcagttcaaaggTCCAAGATTATAATAGGGCTGAACTTGAGCATGGAAATGAGGACTTTACTGCCATTGGTGAACTGAGAAAGCAATTAAAAGTGGAAGAGGGAGATATGCAATCAAGCAACAGAACAGATAGATACAACAATATCAGTGTAAGCATTTCTGCAAATAATGATCACAAGATGGTTTTTGACAATGTAATTGAAAAACAAGACGGTCAAATTCATCTTACCAGAGAAGACACTTTGCAGGTAGATGGTTCCTTATTAGGTGAAAAAACCATTTTTACTGAAGAGTTAAAGCTGGAAAATGTTTTTCAATCTGATGAAACAGAAGTTACTGATGTGTGTCAAACTGAGTTGAGAAGTCCTAGAACTTCTTCAATGCCAAATTCTATGCTAGACTGTGAATCTAATGCAGCTGCATCCGTGCAGTGCCACCTTTTGGAGGATAGATCATCATTATTAGTGGAAGACATCATACCAATGGTTGCTAACTGTGATCTGAATTCCCACGCACAACATGAGGTTGGGTTCCACGATCAATCTACTTCTGTAGAATTTGGTAATATGGAGGAAGGTGATCGAGCAGGAGCAGTGGATGCTGAAGATGTTAATGCCTCTTGTCAAAAAGTTGGAACCTTTGCTAACAGTGAAGTAGAGAACACCTATGTTACATGTGAACCAAGTTTTGCAGTGCAAGTCAAAAGTGAACATTCGTCAAAAAATAAAATCGAGCATGTTGATTTAGAAGTTAAAAACAATTTATCTGTTGAAAGTTCTCACTGTAGTTTTGATTCACAGCCTGGAGATGAGCTTTGTCCTTGTGATGATAATTCTTCTTCCATGGTTCAAATGTATATGCTGGAAGGTGAAAATGATGACAATGCTAAGGGTGACCAAGTTGAGCAGATCACACCTTACCAATGTGAAACCAAAGAAATATGTAATGATGAAGAAGAGAGTACAAAGGCTCCTACTTTGTCATTTGACAATAGCCACTCTCTGGAAGAGCCTCAAATATTGGAGAATGAGTCCAACACCAGAGTCCCACTTCATACAGACATGGCTCAAACGTTTAAGGAATCTGAGGGAGGTAACCTCGTAATCGAGGAACAAGATGATAACTGCGAGCTTCAAAATCCAGTTAATCAAATTGAAGAAGTTTCCTCAGCTAGTGTTCCTCAAGATGAGGATGCCACAGAAGAACA TTGCAGCAAAGAATCTGGCATTAATACAAAACAGGATGTTCTTGTTATAAAACCTCCATTTGAAGCTGCCGGAGAG GAAATTTTAACCATGAAAAGTGATGCTGTACAAAATTCACCAGACGAAATGGGTGGTCATGACTCCTGA
- the LOC133028958 gene encoding uncharacterized protein LOC133028958 yields MDSDLSLFEFAAEDDSLLQQPLNPNAIETHSIHHHTPTSPVFICSPLQIPTSNPISTDGIEEDTSRSSLCSDSTVNKENKEEGMEPKQIKRKGKGSGYNLRKSLAWDSAFFTEEGVLNPVELSLLTIREEDTSSASGAASSNLRDIDENLFTELPATASGKYRKNGGSSLVPKNNSPVRKNGAPSSVAKRKVVSAHDVIRSSSKRTDCPGPVASSSYPLQYRPASLITTKTSSKDSKVSKLPAPKINPRASIKTSKISTLGASESKRNQTTLPVVNIQKPSVLKGSSSNTKSRSALNSPKVGPAGKSITTKTSLGQAKRNVASSVKGSINLQHPLKIEVNNALDVSFHTSLPPAVLVSNSHTRGPRTANTLPKNTYHTGLNKQPTQLPTAPKPSGLRKPSPSLGFFVQV; encoded by the exons ATGGACTCAGATCTCTCGCTCTTCGAATTCGCAGCCGAAGATGATTCCCTTCTCCAACAACCCCTTAACCCCAATGCAATCGAAACCCACTCCATCCATCATCACACTCCTACTTCTCCCGTTTTCATTTGCTCTCCTCTCCAAATCCCCACTTCCAATCCCATTTCTACAG ACGGTATTGAAGAAGATACGAGTCGTTCTTCATTGTGTAGCGATAGTACTGTAAATAAAGAGAACAAAGAAGAAGGAATGGAACCGAAACAAATCAAAAGGAAGGGAAAAGGAAGTGGTTACAATTTACGCAAGAGCTTAGCTTGGGATAGTGCTTTCTTTACTGAagaag GTGTTCTTAATCCTGTGGAGTTATCTTTGTTAACAATCCGGGAAGAAGACACAAGCTCCGCGAGTGGTGCTGCTTCATCCAATCTTAGGGACATTGATGAAAATTTGTTCACGGAATTGCCTGCCACTGCTTCGGGAAAATATAGGAAAAATGGTGGCAGTAGCTTGGTGCCGAAGAATAATTCACCGGTTAGAAAAAATGGTGCTCCTTCTTCGGTG GCTAAACGGAAGGTGGTTTCAGCCCATGATGTCATTAGAAGTTCTTCAAAACGAACTGATTGTCCTGGACCTGTGGCTTCATCTTCATATCCTTTACAATAT AGGCCTGCGAGTTTGATTACAACAAAAACATCATCAAAGGATTCAAAAGTTTCTAAGTTACCAGCTCCAAAGATAAATCCTCGTGCGTCCATTAAGACATCCAAGATTTCTACACTTGGTGCAAGCGAGTCGAAACGGAATCAGACAACTTTGCCAG TAGTAAATATTCAAAAACCTTCTGTACTCAAGGGCTCCTCAAGCAATACAAAGAGCAGGAGTGCATTAAACAGTCCAAAAGTTGGTCCTGCAGGAAAATCAATAACTACTAAGACCTCTCTTGGACAAGCTAAAAGAAATGTG GCTAGCTCAGTAAAGGGTTCTATAAATTTACAACATCCTTTGAAAATTGAAGTGAACAATGCTTTAGATGTGAGCTTCCATACTTCACTTCCTCCTGCTGTTCTTGTATCAAATAGTCATACTAGAGGACCCAGAACTGCAAACACTCTCCCCAAAAATACTTACCATACTGGTCTTAACAAGCAACCTACTCAACTCCCAACAGCACCAAAACCATCAGGTTTGCGGAAGCCATCTCCATCTCTTGGATTCTTTGTTCAGGTATAG